From Sodalis glossinidius str. 'morsitans', the proteins below share one genomic window:
- the surA gene encoding peptidylprolyl isomerase SurA, which produces MKNWRTFILGLALCANGALAAPQVVDKVAAVVDNGIVLESEVDNMLSTVKHGAQEANQQLPDDTTLRRQILDRLIMDNIILQLAQRTNITISDEQLDQAIGNIAAQNHMSLDQLRSRLPYDGIDYNTYRTQIRKEMLIAEVRNGEVRRRVTILPQEVESLAQQIAAQTGNGAEFNLSHILIPLPENPTQDQLDKAEELATSIVEQSKSGADFGKLAITYSADAQALKGGQMGWGKLEELPSLFAARLQGAQKGSIVGPIRSGVGFHILKVNDIRGGDQKVAVTEVHARHIMLRTSVVMTDQQARAKLEDIAAQIKSGRISFAAAAKQLSEDPGSANQGGDLGWSSADAFDPAFRNALMHLKKGEISTPVHSSFGWHLIQLIDTRQVDRTDAAQKDRAYRLLFNRKFAEEAQTWMQEQRASAYVKILDSNGQ; this is translated from the coding sequence ATGAAAAACTGGAGAACGTTTATCCTCGGCCTCGCCCTGTGCGCCAACGGCGCGCTCGCCGCGCCGCAGGTTGTGGATAAAGTTGCCGCCGTGGTGGACAACGGCATCGTCCTGGAAAGCGAAGTGGACAATATGCTGTCCACGGTGAAACACGGCGCTCAGGAAGCCAACCAACAGCTGCCGGACGACACGACGCTACGCCGCCAGATCCTCGACCGGCTGATTATGGATAACATCATTTTGCAGCTGGCCCAGCGCACCAATATCACCATCAGCGACGAGCAGCTGGATCAGGCCATCGGCAATATCGCCGCCCAGAACCATATGTCACTCGATCAGCTGCGCAGCCGCCTGCCCTATGACGGCATAGACTACAACACATATCGCACGCAAATCCGCAAAGAGATGCTGATTGCCGAAGTGCGTAACGGCGAAGTCCGCCGTCGCGTCACCATCTTGCCGCAGGAAGTCGAGTCGCTGGCGCAACAAATTGCCGCCCAGACCGGCAACGGCGCCGAATTCAATCTCAGCCATATCCTCATCCCGTTACCGGAAAACCCGACGCAGGATCAACTGGACAAAGCGGAAGAACTGGCCACCTCAATTGTCGAGCAAAGCAAAAGCGGCGCCGACTTCGGAAAGTTGGCAATTACTTACTCCGCCGATGCCCAGGCGCTGAAAGGCGGCCAGATGGGCTGGGGGAAACTAGAAGAGCTCCCATCGCTGTTCGCGGCGCGCCTTCAGGGCGCTCAAAAGGGCAGCATTGTCGGCCCGATTCGTTCCGGCGTCGGCTTCCATATTCTGAAAGTTAACGACATCCGCGGCGGCGATCAGAAAGTGGCGGTCACCGAAGTACATGCGCGCCATATTATGCTGCGCACCTCGGTCGTGATGACCGACCAGCAGGCCCGCGCCAAGCTTGAAGATATCGCGGCGCAAATCAAGAGCGGACGTATCAGCTTCGCCGCCGCCGCCAAACAGCTGTCCGAAGATCCGGGCTCGGCAAATCAGGGCGGCGATCTGGGCTGGAGCTCAGCCGATGCCTTCGATCCAGCGTTCCGCAACGCGCTGATGCACCTGAAGAAAGGGGAAATCAGTACGCCGGTGCACTCCTCCTTCGGCTGGCATCTGATTCAGCTTATCGACACCCGCCAGGTGGACCGTACCGACGCTGCCCAGAAAGATCGCGCCTACCGGCTGCTGTTTAACCGCAAGTTTGCTGAAGAGGCGCAAACCTGGATGCAGGAGCAGCGCGCGTCCGCTTACGTGAAAATCCTCGATAGCAATGGGCAGTAA
- the lptD gene encoding LPS assembly protein LptD, whose amino-acid sequence MKKRLPTLLASLIGSALYSQQALADLADQCLLGVPAYTKPLVSGDANSLPVHIQADKAAANYPEHALFSGNVYIEQGNSTLTADEVQLTQRQEQNNAPLRTATATGNVNYSSNEIKLQGPKAWSNLNTKDTDVYQGNYQIVGRQGRGDADTMKQRGDNRYTVLENGSFTSCLPGDDSWSVVGSEVIHDREEQVAEIWNARFKIGKVPVFYSPYLQIPVGDKRRSGFLIPNAKYGSNNGFEFSAPYYLNLAPNYDATIMPNYMSKRGTQIQTEFRYHTTPGEGLVEFDWLPKDRVYSSEHASDGDSDRWLLYWRHNGVMDQVWRFNVDYTKVSDSNYFDDLDSKYGSTTDGYATQKFSFGYADENWDTALSYKQFQVFDTNSSDAYRTAPQLDVTYYKNDVGPFDFKVFSQAAKFTNVNNSYPEATRLHIEPTLNLPLANRWGSLNTEAKLMATHYQQENIDEYNENTGTGRHLKGSVNRVLPQFKTDGKMVFERDMDYAPDYTQTLEPRLQYLYVPYRNQNDIGVYDSTILQTDYSGLFRDRTYSGLDRISSANQLAGGVTTRIYDDQRAERFNASVGQIYYFSRPRTGDITGTWDNYDNTGSVVWAGDSYWRISNQWGIRGGLQYDSRLNSVALGDAVLEYRRDENRILQLNYHYASPQYIEQMLSDISHTGYQQGISQVGVTGSWQLVDRWSLVGAYYYDTKANQPADQLVGLQYNTCCWAINVGYERKITGWNSTDSSSQYDNKVSFNIELRGLSSNYGLGTDKMLASGILPYQRAF is encoded by the coding sequence ATGAAAAAACGTTTACCCACACTGCTGGCCAGCCTTATCGGGTCCGCTCTTTATAGCCAGCAGGCGCTGGCCGATCTGGCGGATCAATGCCTGTTGGGCGTGCCGGCCTATACCAAACCGCTGGTCAGCGGCGATGCCAATTCGCTGCCGGTGCATATCCAGGCCGACAAGGCCGCAGCGAATTATCCCGAACATGCGCTCTTTAGCGGCAACGTGTATATTGAACAGGGCAACAGCACGCTCACTGCCGATGAAGTGCAGCTCACGCAGCGCCAGGAGCAGAACAACGCGCCGCTGCGTACCGCCACGGCCACGGGGAATGTCAATTATTCTAGCAACGAGATCAAGCTGCAGGGGCCAAAAGCCTGGTCCAATCTCAATACCAAAGATACGGATGTCTATCAGGGCAACTACCAGATAGTGGGCAGACAAGGCCGCGGCGACGCCGATACTATGAAACAGCGCGGCGATAACCGCTATACGGTATTGGAAAACGGCAGTTTCACCTCCTGTTTGCCCGGGGACGACAGCTGGAGCGTTGTGGGATCGGAGGTCATCCACGACCGCGAAGAGCAGGTCGCCGAGATTTGGAACGCGCGCTTTAAAATCGGCAAAGTGCCGGTATTCTACAGCCCGTATTTGCAAATACCGGTGGGCGACAAGCGCCGTTCCGGCTTTCTTATCCCCAATGCCAAATACGGCAGCAACAACGGCTTCGAGTTCAGCGCACCCTATTACCTGAATCTGGCGCCGAATTATGACGCCACGATCATGCCGAATTACATGAGTAAACGCGGTACCCAGATCCAGACCGAGTTCCGCTACCACACCACACCGGGCGAAGGGCTGGTGGAGTTCGACTGGCTGCCTAAAGACCGGGTTTACAGCAGCGAGCACGCCAGCGACGGCGATAGCGATCGCTGGTTGCTCTACTGGCGCCACAACGGGGTCATGGATCAGGTATGGCGTTTTAACGTCGATTACACCAAAGTCAGCGACTCCAACTACTTTGACGATCTGGATTCCAAATACGGTAGCACCACCGACGGCTACGCCACGCAGAAATTCAGTTTCGGCTATGCCGACGAGAACTGGGACACCGCCCTGTCATACAAACAGTTCCAGGTCTTTGACACCAACAGCAGCGACGCTTACCGCACCGCTCCTCAGCTCGATGTGACCTACTATAAAAACGACGTTGGTCCGTTTGACTTCAAAGTATTCAGCCAGGCGGCCAAATTCACCAACGTTAACAACAGTTACCCTGAAGCGACTCGGTTACACATCGAGCCCACGCTCAACCTGCCGCTGGCCAACCGTTGGGGCAGCTTAAATACTGAAGCCAAGCTGATGGCCACGCATTATCAGCAGGAAAATATCGACGAATATAATGAAAATACCGGCACCGGCCGCCATCTGAAAGGCTCGGTAAACCGCGTGTTGCCGCAGTTCAAAACCGACGGCAAGATGGTGTTCGAGCGCGATATGGATTACGCACCGGACTACACGCAGACGCTGGAACCGCGCCTGCAGTACCTGTATGTGCCCTATCGCAACCAGAACGATATCGGCGTCTATGACTCCACCATCCTGCAAACCGACTACTCCGGTCTGTTCCGCGATCGAACTTACAGCGGCCTGGACCGCATCTCCTCCGCCAACCAATTGGCGGGCGGTGTCACCACCCGAATTTATGACGATCAGCGCGCGGAACGATTTAACGCTTCCGTCGGTCAAATCTACTACTTCTCGCGGCCTCGTACCGGTGATATCACCGGCACCTGGGATAATTATGATAATACCGGCAGCGTGGTATGGGCGGGAGATAGCTACTGGCGTATCAGCAATCAGTGGGGGATCCGCGGCGGCCTGCAGTATGACTCCCGGCTGAACAGCGTTGCGTTGGGCGATGCGGTGCTGGAGTACCGACGCGACGAAAACCGCATCCTGCAGCTAAATTACCATTACGCCAGCCCGCAATATATTGAGCAAATGCTGTCCGATATTAGCCATACCGGCTATCAGCAGGGCATTTCGCAGGTGGGTGTAACCGGCAGCTGGCAGCTGGTGGACCGCTGGTCGCTGGTTGGGGCGTATTATTACGATACCAAGGCGAATCAGCCGGCGGACCAACTGGTCGGCCTGCAATACAACACCTGCTGCTGGGCTATCAATGTGGGCTATGAGCGGAAGATTACCGGCTGGAACAGCACCGACAGCTCCAGCCAGTACGACAACAAAGTGTCGTTTAATATTGAACTGCGCGGTTTGAGCAGCAATTATGGCCTGGGTACGGACAAGATGCTGGCCTCCGGCATTCTGCCCTATCAGCGGGCGTTCTAA
- the djlA gene encoding co-chaperone DjlA translates to MRYWGKLLGVILAIWAGGGFWTVVLGLLIGHMVDKARGVRVTGPGYFSDQQTRQNVFFRTTFQVMGHLTKSKGRVTEADIVNANRLMTRMQLNDALKSAAQEAFREGKDSDFPLRGRLREFRQVCFGRFDLIRMFLEIQIQAAFADGSLHPNERQVLYVIAEELGISRGQFDQFLSMMEGGAQFGGQQESYQGGYRQPGRSQGPTLEDACKVLGVSPQDDGPTIKRAYRKLMSEHHPDKLVAKGLPPEMMEMAKQKTQAIQQAYDLLKREKGFR, encoded by the coding sequence ATGCGTTATTGGGGTAAGCTGTTGGGCGTTATTCTGGCTATCTGGGCGGGCGGCGGTTTTTGGACCGTGGTGCTGGGCCTGTTAATAGGCCATATGGTGGACAAGGCACGGGGCGTCCGCGTGACCGGTCCCGGTTATTTTTCCGATCAACAAACCCGTCAAAACGTTTTTTTCCGCACCACGTTTCAGGTGATGGGCCATTTAACCAAATCCAAAGGGCGGGTTACCGAGGCGGACATTGTCAACGCCAACAGGCTGATGACGCGGATGCAGCTTAATGATGCGCTGAAAAGCGCCGCGCAGGAGGCGTTCCGCGAAGGGAAAGATAGCGATTTCCCGCTGCGCGGCCGGCTGCGCGAGTTTCGCCAGGTCTGCTTTGGTCGTTTCGATCTTATTCGCATGTTTTTGGAAATTCAGATCCAGGCGGCCTTCGCCGATGGCTCGCTGCATCCCAACGAACGGCAGGTGCTGTACGTTATCGCTGAAGAGCTGGGCATCAGCCGTGGCCAGTTTGACCAGTTCCTCAGCATGATGGAGGGAGGCGCGCAGTTCGGCGGACAGCAGGAGTCTTATCAGGGCGGCTATCGTCAGCCGGGACGGTCGCAGGGGCCGACGCTGGAAGACGCCTGCAAAGTGCTCGGCGTCAGCCCGCAGGACGATGGTCCGACGATTAAGCGCGCCTACCGCAAGCTGATGAGCGAGCATCATCCCGACAAGCTGGTGGCGAAAGGCCTGCCGCCGGAGATGATGGAGATGGCCAAACAGAAGACCCAGGCGATTCAGCAAGCCTATGATTTGCTGAAGCGGGAGAAAGGGTTTCGCTAA
- the rluA gene encoding bifunctional tRNA pseudouridine(32) synthase/23S rRNA pseudouridine(746) synthase RluA — translation MEPYHPPQMPWLHILYQDTHIMAVNKPSGLLSVPGRAPEHRDSVMTRIQANFPQAESVHRLDMATSGVLVVALTKAAERELKRQFREREPRKTYIASVYGHPACDEGDIDLPLICDWPNRPRQKVCFGTGKAALTHYEVLSRDPDGSARVRLTPMTGRSHQLRVHIQSLGHPILGDGFYATPEAKAMAPRLLLHAQTLAITHPQYGSPIHFHCEADF, via the coding sequence ATGGAACCTTATCATCCCCCGCAAATGCCCTGGCTGCATATCCTTTATCAGGATACGCACATCATGGCGGTCAATAAGCCGAGCGGGTTATTGTCAGTGCCCGGGCGTGCGCCGGAGCACAGAGACAGTGTCATGACGCGGATTCAGGCGAATTTCCCCCAGGCGGAATCGGTGCACCGGCTGGATATGGCCACCAGCGGCGTACTGGTGGTGGCGCTGACCAAGGCCGCAGAGCGTGAGCTGAAACGCCAGTTTCGCGAGCGCGAGCCGCGCAAAACCTATATTGCCAGCGTCTACGGGCATCCCGCCTGCGATGAAGGCGACATTGACCTGCCGCTGATTTGCGACTGGCCTAACCGGCCACGGCAAAAGGTCTGTTTCGGCACGGGTAAAGCGGCGCTAACCCACTATGAGGTACTGTCCCGCGACCCCGACGGCAGCGCCCGGGTGCGCCTAACGCCGATGACCGGCCGCTCGCATCAGTTGCGGGTGCATATACAGTCCCTGGGTCATCCCATCCTGGGCGACGGGTTTTACGCCACGCCTGAAGCCAAAGCGATGGCACCCCGGCTCTTGCTGCACGCGCAAACGCTGGCCATCACCCATCCCCAATACGGATCGCCTATTCATTTTCACTGCGAAGCGGATTTTTAA
- the rapA gene encoding RNA polymerase-associated protein RapA, translated as MPFTLGQRWISDTENELGLGTVVAQDARMVTLLFSTSGENRLYARTDAPITRVMFNPGDTVTSHEGWQLLIDTIEEKEGLLTYIGTRLDNGETGCTLREVLLDSKLTFSKPQDRLFAGQIDRMDRFALRYRARKFYSEQFRAPWNGLRGIRASLIPHQLHIASEVGQRHAPRVLLADEVGLGKTIEAGMIIHQQMLTGRAERVLIVVPESLLHQWLVEMLRRFNLHFSLFDDERYSQSLLDSDNPFETEQLVLCSLDFVRRNKERLTHLTEAEWDILVVDEAHHLAWSETAPSREYQVIERLAHHIPGVLLLTATPEQLGMQSHFARLRLLDPNRFHDYQAFADEQQRYRLVADTVGLLLNNELLDAAAMTLLAEMLGGQNADALLARVNEQNAADDDARRRLTAMLMDSHGTSRVMFRNTRQGVKGFPARRLHACALPLPAQYQTAFKVAGIMGGKQRLDESARHMLYPEQIFQQFEGQNATWWNFDPRVQWLVDFLLDLRQEKVLVICAHAGTALQLEQVLREREGIRAAVFHEGLSLVDRDRAAAYFASAEDGAQVLLCSEIGSEGRNFQFASQMVMFDLPFNPDLLEQRIGRLDRIGQNRDIQIHVPYLEQSAQAVLLRWYHEGLDAFEHTCPTGRALYDETYQTLQGYLAEPGALTGLTAFIHDCRARHDALKAQMEQGRDRLLELHSNGGEPARVLAQTLAEQDNDSQLVNFALNLFDIIGISQEDRSDNLLVLKPSDHMLVPDFPDVSEEGCTITFNRDQALAREETQFISWEHPIIRNGLDLVLSSESGNSALSLLKNKALPVGTLLLELIYVVESQAPRNLQLNRFLPATPLRLLLDKNGTNLAPQVEFEQFNRQLNAVKRHTASKLVSAVQPEVHGMLTHGEHLVAEQAQALIDEARAQADLLLSAELSRLKALRAVNPAIRDNELEAVAENRRQVLRHLDEASWRLDAIRLIVVTHQ; from the coding sequence ATGCCATTTACGCTAGGTCAACGCTGGATAAGCGATACTGAAAACGAGCTGGGACTGGGTACCGTCGTTGCCCAGGACGCCCGCATGGTGACCCTGTTGTTTTCCACCAGCGGTGAAAACCGCCTCTACGCCCGTACCGATGCCCCTATTACCCGGGTGATGTTTAATCCCGGTGATACCGTTACCAGCCACGAAGGCTGGCAGCTGCTTATCGACACCATCGAGGAAAAAGAGGGCCTGCTGACTTACATCGGAACGCGTCTGGATAACGGCGAAACCGGCTGTACGCTGCGCGAGGTGTTGCTCGACAGCAAACTGACCTTCAGCAAACCGCAGGATCGCCTGTTTGCCGGCCAGATCGACCGCATGGACCGTTTCGCGCTGCGCTACCGCGCGCGCAAGTTCTACAGCGAGCAGTTTCGCGCGCCGTGGAATGGCCTGCGCGGCATTCGCGCAAGCCTGATCCCCCATCAATTACATATCGCCTCCGAAGTCGGCCAGCGCCACGCCCCGCGCGTCCTGCTGGCGGACGAAGTGGGGCTGGGGAAAACCATCGAAGCCGGGATGATAATCCATCAGCAAATGCTGACCGGACGCGCGGAGCGGGTGCTGATCGTCGTGCCTGAATCGCTGCTGCATCAATGGCTCGTGGAAATGCTGCGCCGCTTTAATCTGCATTTTTCCCTCTTTGACGACGAGCGCTACAGCCAATCATTGCTCGATAGCGACAACCCCTTTGAAACCGAACAGTTAGTGCTTTGTTCGCTGGATTTCGTGCGGCGTAATAAAGAGCGGCTGACGCACCTGACCGAAGCGGAATGGGATATTCTCGTGGTGGATGAAGCCCACCATCTGGCCTGGAGCGAAACCGCCCCCAGCCGCGAATATCAGGTGATTGAACGGCTGGCGCACCATATCCCCGGCGTGCTGTTGCTGACCGCCACGCCGGAACAGTTGGGCATGCAAAGCCATTTCGCCCGCCTGCGCCTGCTGGATCCGAACCGTTTTCATGACTATCAGGCCTTTGCCGACGAACAGCAGCGCTACCGCCTGGTGGCCGATACCGTTGGACTGCTGCTGAACAACGAGCTGCTGGATGCCGCGGCCATGACGCTGCTGGCCGAGATGCTCGGCGGGCAAAATGCCGATGCGCTGCTGGCCCGTGTCAATGAGCAAAACGCGGCCGACGACGACGCACGCCGCCGGCTCACGGCCATGTTGATGGACAGCCACGGCACCAGCCGGGTCATGTTCCGCAATACCCGCCAGGGCGTGAAAGGCTTTCCGGCGCGTCGACTGCACGCCTGCGCCCTGCCGCTGCCCGCGCAGTACCAGACGGCCTTCAAGGTGGCCGGCATCATGGGCGGCAAGCAGAGGTTGGATGAGAGCGCACGCCACATGCTCTACCCGGAGCAGATCTTTCAGCAATTTGAGGGGCAAAATGCGACCTGGTGGAACTTCGACCCGCGCGTGCAGTGGCTGGTAGACTTCCTCCTTGATCTGCGTCAGGAAAAAGTATTGGTGATCTGCGCCCATGCCGGCACGGCGCTGCAGCTGGAGCAGGTATTACGCGAACGGGAAGGCATTCGCGCCGCGGTGTTTCATGAAGGGTTATCGCTGGTGGATCGCGACCGTGCCGCTGCGTATTTCGCCTCCGCAGAAGACGGAGCCCAGGTACTTTTGTGCTCGGAAATCGGTTCCGAAGGCCGCAACTTCCAGTTTGCCAGCCAGATGGTGATGTTCGACCTGCCCTTTAATCCGGATCTGCTTGAGCAACGTATCGGTCGTCTGGACCGTATCGGCCAGAACCGGGATATCCAGATACATGTCCCCTATCTGGAGCAATCGGCGCAGGCGGTGCTGCTGCGCTGGTACCATGAAGGACTGGATGCCTTCGAGCATACCTGCCCCACCGGCCGCGCGCTGTATGACGAAACCTATCAGACCTTGCAAGGCTACCTGGCGGAGCCGGGCGCGCTTACCGGCCTGACGGCGTTTATCCACGATTGCCGCGCGCGGCACGATGCGCTGAAGGCACAAATGGAGCAGGGCCGCGACCGCTTGCTTGAGCTGCATTCCAACGGCGGCGAGCCGGCGCGCGTCCTGGCGCAGACCCTTGCCGAGCAGGATAACGACAGCCAACTGGTAAATTTTGCTCTCAATCTGTTCGATATCATCGGCATAAGTCAGGAAGACCGCAGCGACAATCTCCTGGTGCTCAAACCGTCGGATCATATGCTGGTGCCTGATTTCCCCGACGTGTCGGAAGAGGGCTGTACCATTACCTTTAATCGCGATCAGGCGCTGGCGCGCGAAGAGACGCAGTTTATCAGTTGGGAACACCCTATCATTCGTAACGGCCTCGATTTGGTCCTGTCGAGCGAAAGCGGCAACAGCGCGCTGTCGCTGCTGAAAAACAAGGCGCTGCCGGTCGGCACCCTGTTGTTGGAGTTGATTTACGTGGTGGAGTCCCAGGCCCCGCGCAATTTGCAGCTTAATCGCTTTCTGCCCGCGACCCCGCTGCGCCTGCTGCTGGATAAAAACGGCACCAACCTGGCGCCGCAGGTGGAGTTTGAGCAATTTAACCGTCAATTGAATGCCGTGAAGCGCCATACCGCCAGCAAACTGGTCAGCGCGGTTCAGCCGGAGGTGCATGGGATGCTCACGCACGGCGAGCACCTGGTTGCCGAACAGGCCCAGGCGCTGATTGATGAGGCGCGGGCGCAGGCGGATCTTCTCCTCAGCGCTGAGCTGAGCCGACTAAAGGCGCTGCGGGCGGTCAACCCGGCTATCCGCGACAACGAGCTGGAGGCGGTGGCGGAAAACCGCCGTCAGGTGCTCCGGCACCTTGATGAGGCCAGTTGGCGTCTGGACGCGATCCGCCTTATCGTGGTGACACATCAATAA
- the thiQ gene encoding thiamine ABC transporter ATP-binding protein ThiQ, producing MITLDKVTWLYRHLPLRFDLHVDAGEKVAILGPSGAGKSTLLNLMAGFLTPHSGELWLNGATHNKTPPARRPVSMLFQENNLFAHLTVAENIGLGLHPGLRLTSAQRCQLKDTARQVGLENLLERLPAAISGGQRQRTALARCLVRQQPILLLDEPFSALDPALRAEMVKLLDEVCATRRLTLLMVSHNLDDALRLAPRTLLVVDGRIYYDGPTAALASGESQAAAILGIDC from the coding sequence ATGATAACGCTTGATAAAGTGACCTGGCTTTATCGCCATTTACCCTTGCGGTTTGACCTGCACGTCGACGCCGGCGAAAAGGTGGCGATACTTGGCCCGAGCGGCGCCGGTAAAAGCACGCTACTCAATTTGATGGCGGGTTTCCTGACACCGCACAGCGGCGAACTGTGGCTGAACGGCGCAACCCATAACAAAACGCCGCCGGCCCGGCGACCAGTATCGATGCTGTTTCAGGAAAACAACCTGTTTGCCCACCTGACCGTGGCGGAGAATATCGGCCTCGGGCTGCATCCCGGATTGCGACTGACGTCTGCTCAACGTTGTCAATTAAAGGATACGGCGCGGCAGGTCGGGTTGGAAAACCTGCTCGAACGCTTGCCGGCGGCGATCTCCGGCGGCCAACGGCAGCGCACGGCGCTGGCGCGCTGTCTGGTGCGCCAACAGCCGATACTGTTGCTCGATGAGCCTTTTTCCGCGCTGGACCCCGCGCTACGCGCCGAGATGGTGAAATTGCTGGATGAGGTTTGCGCCACGCGCCGGCTGACGCTGCTGATGGTGTCGCATAATTTGGATGATGCCCTGCGGCTGGCGCCACGCACCCTGTTAGTGGTCGACGGCCGCATTTATTATGATGGGCCGACCGCGGCGCTGGCGAGCGGTGAGTCCCAGGCGGCGGCGATACTGGGCATCGACTGCTAA
- the thiP gene encoding thiamine/thiamine pyrophosphate ABC transporter permease ThiP: MPGWLWPGATAAAVIAVIALAAFSALWRHVPSHPWRPLLADRYLWHVVSFTFTQALLSALCATLPAVALARALYRRRFPGRALLLRFCGMTLVLPVLVGVFGIMSVFGQQGWLAQLCRVLQVEYRFSPYGLGGILLAHVFFNLPLATRLLLQALESIPVEQRQLAAQLGMTAGPFFRLVEWPYLRRQLLPAAALIFMLCFASFATVLALGGGPRATTIELAIYQALSYDFDVGRAALLALVQMVCCLGLVMLSQRLASALPVGHSHHARWRDRQTATGGRIGDALIILAALLLLLPPLLAVVIDGINGDLPTVLRQTALWRAVFTSLGVALCAGLLCLLLTGMLLWSSRELRLRQRWLGAQLLDLSGMVILAMPGIVLATGFFLLATDNGGLPASPAPVIILANALMAIPYALKVLESPMQDVAECYRQLCLTLNIGGLNRLRLVEWRALRQPAGRALAFACILSLGDFGVIALFGSEDFRTLPLYLYQQIGAYRSQDGAVTALVLLLLCLLLFTLFEKGSGTNDNA; encoded by the coding sequence ATGCCCGGTTGGCTGTGGCCCGGCGCTACGGCGGCGGCGGTGATTGCCGTTATCGCACTCGCCGCCTTCAGCGCCCTGTGGCGTCACGTCCCCTCCCATCCCTGGCGTCCACTGCTGGCGGATCGTTATCTTTGGCATGTGGTGTCTTTTACCTTTACTCAGGCCCTGCTATCGGCGCTGTGCGCCACCCTGCCGGCCGTAGCGCTGGCACGGGCGCTTTACCGCCGACGGTTTCCCGGCCGCGCCTTGCTGCTGCGGTTCTGCGGTATGACGCTCGTGCTGCCGGTGTTGGTGGGCGTTTTCGGCATTATGAGCGTTTTTGGCCAGCAAGGCTGGCTGGCCCAGCTGTGCCGGGTGCTACAGGTGGAATACCGTTTTTCCCCCTACGGCCTGGGTGGCATCCTGCTGGCGCATGTTTTCTTCAACCTGCCGCTGGCGACGCGATTACTGCTGCAGGCGCTGGAAAGTATTCCGGTGGAGCAACGGCAACTGGCGGCTCAATTAGGTATGACCGCCGGACCGTTTTTCCGCCTGGTCGAATGGCCCTACTTACGCCGTCAACTGCTTCCTGCGGCCGCGTTGATTTTTATGCTCTGTTTCGCCAGTTTCGCCACCGTACTGGCGCTGGGCGGCGGTCCGCGCGCGACGACGATCGAACTGGCGATTTATCAGGCCCTCAGCTACGACTTCGACGTCGGCCGCGCCGCTTTGCTAGCGCTGGTGCAAATGGTCTGCTGCCTCGGGCTGGTAATGCTGAGTCAACGGCTGGCCAGCGCGCTGCCGGTAGGGCATTCCCATCATGCCCGCTGGCGCGATCGCCAGACGGCGACAGGGGGAAGAATAGGCGACGCGTTGATTATCCTGGCGGCGCTACTCTTGTTGCTGCCGCCGCTGCTGGCGGTCGTCATCGACGGGATCAACGGCGATCTGCCGACGGTGTTGCGGCAAACGGCGCTATGGCGGGCGGTATTCACCTCTCTGGGGGTTGCGCTGTGCGCCGGTCTGTTGTGCCTGCTGCTTACCGGTATGTTGCTCTGGAGCAGCCGGGAACTGCGCCTGCGTCAGCGATGGCTGGGCGCCCAACTGTTGGATCTGAGCGGCATGGTGATCCTGGCGATGCCCGGTATCGTGCTGGCGACAGGTTTTTTCCTGCTGGCAACCGATAACGGCGGATTACCCGCCTCGCCGGCGCCGGTAATTATCCTCGCCAATGCGCTAATGGCTATTCCCTATGCGCTAAAGGTATTGGAAAGCCCGATGCAGGACGTAGCCGAATGCTACCGGCAACTGTGCCTCACGCTCAACATCGGAGGCCTCAACCGGTTACGTTTGGTCGAATGGCGCGCACTGCGCCAGCCGGCGGGACGTGCGCTAGCCTTCGCCTGTATCTTGTCCTTGGGGGATTTTGGCGTGATAGCGCTCTTCGGCAGCGAGGATTTCCGTACCTTGCCGCTTTATCTTTACCAGCAGATCGGCGCCTATCGCAGCCAGGATGGCGCGGTGACCGCCCTGGTGTTGCTGCTGCTGTGTCTGCTGCTGTTTACGTTGTTTGAAAAAGGGTCGGGGACCAATGATAACGCTTGA